CGCGCACGCCCGCCTCGCCTGCCAGCGCCAGCCCGTAGGCATAGGGCCGCCCCAGCAGCACCGCCCGTGCGCCCAGTGCCAGCGCCCTGAACACGTCTGCGCCGCCCCGAATGCCACTGTCGAACAGCACCGGCAACCCCCCTGCCGCCGCGACCACAGCGGGCAGGGCGTCGAGTGCGCCCACCGAACCGTCGATCTGCCGCCCGCCGTGATTCGACACGATCAGGGCGTCCATGCCGCGTGCGGCGGCTTCGCGGGCGTCATCCGGGTGCAGGATGCCCTTGAGTACAATCGGCAGCCGCGTCCACTCGCGCAGTCTGGAAAGGTCGTCCCAGCTCAGATCGGGGCGCGAAAAGGTGGCGCTGAAGCGGGCCACCGCTGCCAGCATCGCTTCCAGCGGCAGACCGACTTCGGCTCCCTTGGCGCCCAGTTCGGCCATTGCTGTCAGCAGGGCCGGGGTGCGCGGCGGATTCAGGGCCGGGGTGTTGGCGCTGCTCAGGCGGCTCCTGAACACCGGATCGCTGAGGTACTGCGCCAGACCGCGCCCCCGCATAAACGGCAGGCTGCTGAAATCCAGGTCGCGGGGTCGCCAGCCCAGCAGCGTGGTGTCGAGCGTCAGCACGATGGCCTGTGCGCCCACATCTTCGGCCCGCCGCACAAAGCTGCGGGTCAGCTCGTCGTCGCTGCTCCAGTACAGCTGAAACCAGCGGGCCGCCTCGCCCATCGCGGCGGCGCAGGTTTCCATGTCCACGCTCGCCTGGCTGGAGAAGATGTACGGCACGCCCTCGGCGGCAGCGGCGCGGGCCACGGCGAGGTCGGCTTCCGGGTGGGCACATTCCAGCACGCCGATGGGGGCCAGCAGCAGCGGCGAAGCGTAGGTATGGCCCAGCAGCTCGGTGCTCAGGTCGCGCCGGGCCGAGCCGCGCATCATTCTCGGCACGATGGGCCAGCGGGCAAAGGCGTCGGTGTTGGCCTGCATGGTGCGGCCCTGGCCTGCCCCGCCCGCCAGATACGCGAAGTCGCTGGGCGGCAGCACGGCCTCGGCGGCGCGTTCAAGAGCGCCCGCGTCCACCGGAACCTTCGGCAGTTCGCCGCCCAGCCCAGCCACATAGATGCCCGTCTGCCGCACCCGCCCCACCGAGCGCTCTCCCGAGGGCACTCCGCCCGCCTGCGTTGCCTCCTGCGTCATCTGGCCTCCTTTGAGATGGAGAAAGAATAGCTGGGCAGGGGGCGGCAGGAACAGGGGAGAGCAACGCAGGGAAACGTGATATCTCAGCAGCGCTCCGTGTCCTGAAGCGCACGCCTCCAACGCGTTCTATGTCTGAAACAGCCCTGATCCGGCACCTTTACGGCGCAGGACAGCTCAGTTCCTCCTCAGATCGGATAATAATTTTTGGCCTTCCCCTTGATGAAATCCATCGTGGGAATCCAGATCAGCGGGTTGCGTTCCTCGACTTCCGGCGGGGGGCCATAGCGCACCAGCGACATGACAGAATCGAACGGAACCCACTGAGTTCCGACCACTTCCGGATCGGTGGGCGCGATCTCGCCCCGGAAGTGCGCGGTAAATCGCCCGAAGTTGGCGTAGCACTCGTTCTTGGTGCCGGTCAGCATCTCGCCTTCCAGCAGCGACACGAAATTCAGGTCGGTCACGGTCAGGCCCGTTTCGTGCCGCACCTGCCGCACGGCGGCGTCGGCCAGGCTTTCGCCCGCGCCCGCTTTGCCACCGGGCAGGCCATAGAAGATACTTCCGTCATCCATGCGCTCTGCTACCAGCAGCAGGGTCTCGTTCTGGACGATGTAGACGTGGGCCGCCCGCTTGATGGGTAGGGTGCGAGACAGGTTGGTCATTGCTTTCCAGTGTAGCGAACCGGACCGGGGAGGGCGGCAGGATGGCTCACGCTTTGCTCAGAAGTCGGGCAGGCAGGTAAAACGGTTGAACGTGCGGCCCGTCGTTTCCAAAATCTGTCTGCTGACTCTGTATGCAGCAGTAACACCCTTATAACGGTCCGATTTTTACAGTGCTGACATGAACGGATGCGCGGTGTGCGGCGTTCACGGGAGAACTCTATGATTCGATTTCGTCTGTTGCCCCCATCCCTCCTGACCTGCACCCTGAGTGCCCTGTTGCTGGGCAGTGCGGCGCACGCGGCCTGCGACACACTCGCCTTCTTTCCCGCCGTCACCAACACGTACACCATGAAGTTGGGCGGCAAGACCAGCACCGTCACCGTCTCGAACCGGCAGAGCGGCAACAGCGTGACCTCGACCAGCACGGTAAACGGACGGTCTAACTATGTCGTCTGGACCTGCACCGACGCTGGGCTGAGCGCCAAACTCGGCGGTACCCTGCAGATGAGCACCGGTTCCTTTCCTCGACTGAGCGCCTGGAAGGTGGGCTACCGCTGGAACAGTGAGGCGCAGACGGCGGGGGTCGGTGGCCTGAAGGTCAGGAGCACCAGCGTGAGCCGGATCGCGGCGATAGAGCGTGTGACCACGCCCGCAGGTACCTTCTCCACCTACCGCGTCGAGACCGACAACACCACCATCATGCAGCCCCC
Above is a window of Deinococcus ruber DNA encoding:
- a CDS encoding alpha-hydroxy-acid oxidizing protein; its protein translation is MTQEATQAGGVPSGERSVGRVRQTGIYVAGLGGELPKVPVDAGALERAAEAVLPPSDFAYLAGGAGQGRTMQANTDAFARWPIVPRMMRGSARRDLSTELLGHTYASPLLLAPIGVLECAHPEADLAVARAAAAEGVPYIFSSQASVDMETCAAAMGEAARWFQLYWSSDDELTRSFVRRAEDVGAQAIVLTLDTTLLGWRPRDLDFSSLPFMRGRGLAQYLSDPVFRSRLSSANTPALNPPRTPALLTAMAELGAKGAEVGLPLEAMLAAVARFSATFSRPDLSWDDLSRLREWTRLPIVLKGILHPDDAREAAARGMDALIVSNHGGRQIDGSVGALDALPAVVAAAGGLPVLFDSGIRGGADVFRALALGARAVLLGRPYAYGLALAGEAGVREVIQNVLAELDLTLGLAGVPRARDVDRQAVTRN
- a CDS encoding NUDIX domain-containing protein; this encodes MTNLSRTLPIKRAAHVYIVQNETLLLVAERMDDGSIFYGLPGGKAGAGESLADAAVRQVRHETGLTVTDLNFVSLLEGEMLTGTKNECYANFGRFTAHFRGEIAPTDPEVVGTQWVPFDSVMSLVRYGPPPEVEERNPLIWIPTMDFIKGKAKNYYPI